A stretch of the Aegilops tauschii subsp. strangulata cultivar AL8/78 chromosome 4, Aet v6.0, whole genome shotgun sequence genome encodes the following:
- the LOC141021900 gene encoding uncharacterized protein, whose amino-acid sequence MPACPDQAARMNTILEDYATSVGLKINFHKSTLIPINIDQRHAMELAQVFGCSVGSLPFTYLGLPMGTTRPTLLELMPLVHGVERKMPTALSLMSSGAKLTLVNSAVTSMLIYAIYCLRAKNSKDGVKNNSLAAWELVCRPKSKGGLGIIDIKTKNMALLLKHLFKFYNHDDVPWVTLVWDAYYTDKIPHAVDPVGSFWWRDVLHYSNVFRGITSVTLGDGSSSLFWKDDWGGSQDTEAICRGAEVKQGEAEMRDCCRGGASDGGSVQLRL is encoded by the exons ATGCCGGCCTGCCCAGATCAAGCTGCCCGCATGAACACCATCTTGGAGGATTATGCTACATCAGTGGGACTGAAAATCAACTTTCACAAATCTACGTTGATCCCTATCAACATTGATCAGCGGCATGCAATGGAGTTGGCGCAGGTCTTTGGATGCTCAGTTGGTTCGCTCCCGTTCACATACCTTGGTCTTCCCATGGGCACAACCAGGCCGACATTGTTGGAGCTCATGCCTCTGGTGCATGGTGTTGAGAGGAAGATGCCCACTGCTTTGTCTCTGATGTCGTCAGGGGCCAAGCTCACTCTGGTCAATTCGGCTGTTACATCGATGCTAATCTATGCCAT ATATTGTCTGCGGGCTAAGAACTCTAAGGATGGGGTTAAGAACAATTCATTGGCTGCCTGGGAGTTGGTTTGTAGACCAAAGAGCAAAGGTGGGCtcggtatcattgacatcaagacCAAGAATATGGCCCTCCTCCTAAAGCATCTCTTTAAATTCTATAACCACGACGACGTCCCCTGGGTGACCCTGGTCTGGGATGCGTACTACACTGACAAGATTCCGCATGCGGTGGACCCCGTTGGATCTTTCTGGTGGCGCGATGTGCTGCACTACAGTAATGTTTTTCGTGGGATTACAAGTGTCACCCTGGGTGATGGATCCTCTTCGCTCTTCTGGAAAGATGACTG GGGCGGCTCACAGGACACAGAGGCGATCTGCAGAGGAGCTGAGGTAAAACAGGGTGAGGCCGAGATGCGCGACTGCTGCAGAGGAGGCGCTAGTGATGGTGGCTCGGTGCAGCTGCGGCTTTAA